The following coding sequences lie in one Vespula pensylvanica isolate Volc-1 chromosome 7, ASM1446617v1, whole genome shotgun sequence genomic window:
- the LOC122630403 gene encoding uncharacterized protein LOC122630403 isoform X3, with protein MVGGQLLDTEFQPTVTATCKAGYMTIRVNLNQSFVGAVHARDYRRPQCMVPGNGSTHATLGINLLAPEGAPDYCGVLVNNNTEERSVPIAVRIHKTLELADDKFYVITCGKAGFKNAKNETSLVSLRLLDGSRRVQEAIYGHNYTLRAEISRPDGMYGIRVKSCFAFNKKNASVQLIDEKGCPVKARVMTKFIYDRNAGTADATLFSMFRFSDSPQVHFQCDIAVCRGSCGIPMCEDDKDEGVKGGSTIGGQNVVGEEGILLAGTSVYVLEPGEKPMVQASYEDGTIHPLWLLWLAVALGILFLIMLIINIFLCSAMTCSCSQTDIIEKEPSIEDYDPYRSWHGSQYGSRYSLNGKQGYASGGSTMNSTRSISTNSDHYAIVHSRPGSRYSGPGQKQHHHHHHHHRGPPSNIGSHYSGK; from the exons GTCGGCGGTCAATTATTGGACACGGAATTTCAACCTACGGTAACGGCGACGTGCAAAGCCGGTTATATGACGATTCGCGTGAATCTCAACCAGAGCTTCGTAGGCGCGGTTCACGCCAGGGATTATCGGAGGCCTCAGTGTATGGTACCCGGAAATGGCTCGACGCACGCCACGCTCGGGATAAACCTACTTGCGCCAGAAGGAGCACCGGATTACTGCGGAGTCCTCGTTAACAAT AATACGGAAGAGCGATCGGTCCCGATCGCGGTGAGGATACACAAGACCCTCGAGCTTGCCGACGACAAATTCTACGTTATCACGTGCGGCAAAGCGGGCTTTAAAAATGCCAA GAACGAAACGTCGTTGGTGTCCTTACGACTGTTGGACGGCTCTCGTAGAGTGCAAGAGGCTATTTATGGTCACAATTACACCCTAAGAGCAGAAATCTCTCGTCCGGATG GAATGTACGGTATCAGGGTGAAGTCCTGTTTCGCATTTAACAAGAAGAATGCCAGCGTTCAATTGATCGACGAGAAAGG GTGTCCCGTAAAAGCACGAGTCATGAcgaaatttatatacgatcGAAACGCAGGCACGGCGGATGCTACATTGTTCTCCATGTTCCGCTTTTCCGACAGTCCACAAGTGCATTTCCAATGCGACATCGCTGTGTGCAGAG GAAGTTGTGGAATTCCGATGTGCGAGGACGACAAGGACGAAGGGGTAAAGGGTGGCTCCACGATCGGCGGACAAAACGTCGTCGGTGAGGAAGGAATCCTTCTTGCCGGCACCAGCGTCTACGTTCTCGAACCAGGGGAGAAACCTA TGGTACAAGCATCCTACGAAGACGGCACCATCCATCCGTTATGGCTGTTGTGGTTGGCGGTCGCACTGGGAATACTGTTTCTCATAATGCTTATCATTAACATATTCCTGTGCTCGGCGATGACCTGCAGCTGCTCTCAAACCGACATCATCGAGAAGGAGCCGTCGATCGAAGATTACGATCCCTACCGTAGCTGGCACGGTTCTCAATACGGGTCGAg ATATTCGTTAAACGGCAAGCAAGGATACGCTTCCGGCGGTTCGACGATGAATTCTACGAGGTCGATATCAACGAACAGCGATCATTACGCTATCGTCCATTCGCGTCCTGGAAGCAGATATTCCGGTCCTGGACAAAAGCaacaccaccatcatcatcatcatcacagAGGGCCACCGTCGAATATCGGCTCGCATTATTCTGGAAAATAA
- the LOC122630403 gene encoding uncharacterized protein LOC122630403 isoform X1 codes for MHATKMSARERTSFRPISRRIVTAACWILVALCVSEVGGQLLDTEFQPTVTATCKAGYMTIRVNLNQSFVGAVHARDYRRPQCMVPGNGSTHATLGINLLAPEGAPDYCGVLVNNNTEERSVPIAVRIHKTLELADDKFYVITCGKAGFKNAKNETSLVSLRLLDGSRRVQEAIYGHNYTLRAEISRPDGMYGIRVKSCFAFNKKNASVQLIDEKGCPVKARVMTKFIYDRNAGTADATLFSMFRFSDSPQVHFQCDIAVCRGSCGIPMCEDDKDEGVKGGSTIGGQNVVGEEGILLAGTSVYVLEPGEKPMVQASYEDGTIHPLWLLWLAVALGILFLIMLIINIFLCSAMTCSCSQTDIIEKEPSIEDYDPYRSWHGSQYGSRYSLNGKQGYASGGSTMNSTRSISTNSDHYAIVHSRPGSRYSGPGQKQHHHHHHHHRGPPSNIGSHYSGK; via the exons GTCGGCGGTCAATTATTGGACACGGAATTTCAACCTACGGTAACGGCGACGTGCAAAGCCGGTTATATGACGATTCGCGTGAATCTCAACCAGAGCTTCGTAGGCGCGGTTCACGCCAGGGATTATCGGAGGCCTCAGTGTATGGTACCCGGAAATGGCTCGACGCACGCCACGCTCGGGATAAACCTACTTGCGCCAGAAGGAGCACCGGATTACTGCGGAGTCCTCGTTAACAAT AATACGGAAGAGCGATCGGTCCCGATCGCGGTGAGGATACACAAGACCCTCGAGCTTGCCGACGACAAATTCTACGTTATCACGTGCGGCAAAGCGGGCTTTAAAAATGCCAA GAACGAAACGTCGTTGGTGTCCTTACGACTGTTGGACGGCTCTCGTAGAGTGCAAGAGGCTATTTATGGTCACAATTACACCCTAAGAGCAGAAATCTCTCGTCCGGATG GAATGTACGGTATCAGGGTGAAGTCCTGTTTCGCATTTAACAAGAAGAATGCCAGCGTTCAATTGATCGACGAGAAAGG GTGTCCCGTAAAAGCACGAGTCATGAcgaaatttatatacgatcGAAACGCAGGCACGGCGGATGCTACATTGTTCTCCATGTTCCGCTTTTCCGACAGTCCACAAGTGCATTTCCAATGCGACATCGCTGTGTGCAGAG GAAGTTGTGGAATTCCGATGTGCGAGGACGACAAGGACGAAGGGGTAAAGGGTGGCTCCACGATCGGCGGACAAAACGTCGTCGGTGAGGAAGGAATCCTTCTTGCCGGCACCAGCGTCTACGTTCTCGAACCAGGGGAGAAACCTA TGGTACAAGCATCCTACGAAGACGGCACCATCCATCCGTTATGGCTGTTGTGGTTGGCGGTCGCACTGGGAATACTGTTTCTCATAATGCTTATCATTAACATATTCCTGTGCTCGGCGATGACCTGCAGCTGCTCTCAAACCGACATCATCGAGAAGGAGCCGTCGATCGAAGATTACGATCCCTACCGTAGCTGGCACGGTTCTCAATACGGGTCGAg ATATTCGTTAAACGGCAAGCAAGGATACGCTTCCGGCGGTTCGACGATGAATTCTACGAGGTCGATATCAACGAACAGCGATCATTACGCTATCGTCCATTCGCGTCCTGGAAGCAGATATTCCGGTCCTGGACAAAAGCaacaccaccatcatcatcatcatcacagAGGGCCACCGTCGAATATCGGCTCGCATTATTCTGGAAAATAA
- the LOC122630403 gene encoding uncharacterized protein LOC122630403 isoform X2 yields the protein MHATKMSARERTSFRPISRRIVTAACWILVALCVSEVGGQLLDTEFQPTVTATCKAGYMTIRVNLNQSFVGAVHARDYRRPQCMVPGNGSTHATLGINLLAPEGAPDYCGVLVNNNTEERSVPIAVRIHKTLELADDKFYVITCGKAGFKNAKNETSLVSLRLLDGSRRVQEAIYGHNYTLRAEISRPDGMYGIRVKSCFAFNKKNASVQLIDEKGCPVKARVMTKFIYDRNAGTADATLFSMFRFSDSPQVHFQCDIAVCRGSCGIPMCEDDKDEGVKGGSTIGGQNVVGEEGILLAGTSVYVLEPGEKPMVQASYEDGTIHPLWLLWLAVALGILFLIMLIINIFLCSAMTCSCSQTDIIEKEPSIEDYDPYRSWHGSQYGYSLNGKQGYASGGSTMNSTRSISTNSDHYAIVHSRPGSRYSGPGQKQHHHHHHHHRGPPSNIGSHYSGK from the exons GTCGGCGGTCAATTATTGGACACGGAATTTCAACCTACGGTAACGGCGACGTGCAAAGCCGGTTATATGACGATTCGCGTGAATCTCAACCAGAGCTTCGTAGGCGCGGTTCACGCCAGGGATTATCGGAGGCCTCAGTGTATGGTACCCGGAAATGGCTCGACGCACGCCACGCTCGGGATAAACCTACTTGCGCCAGAAGGAGCACCGGATTACTGCGGAGTCCTCGTTAACAAT AATACGGAAGAGCGATCGGTCCCGATCGCGGTGAGGATACACAAGACCCTCGAGCTTGCCGACGACAAATTCTACGTTATCACGTGCGGCAAAGCGGGCTTTAAAAATGCCAA GAACGAAACGTCGTTGGTGTCCTTACGACTGTTGGACGGCTCTCGTAGAGTGCAAGAGGCTATTTATGGTCACAATTACACCCTAAGAGCAGAAATCTCTCGTCCGGATG GAATGTACGGTATCAGGGTGAAGTCCTGTTTCGCATTTAACAAGAAGAATGCCAGCGTTCAATTGATCGACGAGAAAGG GTGTCCCGTAAAAGCACGAGTCATGAcgaaatttatatacgatcGAAACGCAGGCACGGCGGATGCTACATTGTTCTCCATGTTCCGCTTTTCCGACAGTCCACAAGTGCATTTCCAATGCGACATCGCTGTGTGCAGAG GAAGTTGTGGAATTCCGATGTGCGAGGACGACAAGGACGAAGGGGTAAAGGGTGGCTCCACGATCGGCGGACAAAACGTCGTCGGTGAGGAAGGAATCCTTCTTGCCGGCACCAGCGTCTACGTTCTCGAACCAGGGGAGAAACCTA TGGTACAAGCATCCTACGAAGACGGCACCATCCATCCGTTATGGCTGTTGTGGTTGGCGGTCGCACTGGGAATACTGTTTCTCATAATGCTTATCATTAACATATTCCTGTGCTCGGCGATGACCTGCAGCTGCTCTCAAACCGACATCATCGAGAAGGAGCCGTCGATCGAAGATTACGATCCCTACCGTAGCTGGCACGGTTCTCAATACGG ATATTCGTTAAACGGCAAGCAAGGATACGCTTCCGGCGGTTCGACGATGAATTCTACGAGGTCGATATCAACGAACAGCGATCATTACGCTATCGTCCATTCGCGTCCTGGAAGCAGATATTCCGGTCCTGGACAAAAGCaacaccaccatcatcatcatcatcacagAGGGCCACCGTCGAATATCGGCTCGCATTATTCTGGAAAATAA
- the LOC122630402 gene encoding laccase-like, translating into MGSRRGSYAVLSLAAFIACLGPMAAVRISQSSASRKDDETLDQSASSSFWSPAIKSQNIFPTDTSDFFSSGSGLLNGNPSAGVFRSGFGGIDNLGSRGATVRPPRTRPLDYSERATAELRRNPSLSSPDECARACRENEPPRICYYHFTLEYYTVLGAACQICTPNATNVVWSECQCVLADGVERSILTANRMVPGPSIQVCQGDKVVVDVENHMEGMEVTLHWHGVFQKGSQYYDGVPFVTQCPIQEGSTFRYQWIAGNEGTHFWHAHTGLQKMDGLYGSIVIRQPPSKDPNSNLYDYDLTTHVLLMSDWFHENAAERFPGRLAVNTGQAPESVLINGKGQFRDPNTGFMTNTPLEVFTITPGRRYRFRLINSFGSVCPAQITFEGHALTVIATDGEAVHPVTVNTIISFSGERYDFVINADQTVGAYWIQVRSLGECGIPRAQQLAILRYARGPYQPTTTPPTYDYGLPQGVVLNPLDAICNRPREDAICVSQLKNARHVDEGILQQRPDVKIFLPFRFLFYRPEEVFQPQTYNRFLVAPTGDHVISLVDEISFTFPPAPLLSQIDDIPPEQFCNGDNRPADCGANCMCTHQVDIPYNAIVEVVLVDEVQQPNLSHPFHLHGYAFNVIGIGRSPDKNVKKINLKHALDLDKRGLLHRQFNLPPAKDTIAVPNNGYVIFRFRADNPGYWLFHCHFLFHILIGMDLILHVGTHADLPPVPPNFPVCGNHLPPITPPVPVDSIYH; encoded by the exons ACGAAACGTTGGATCAATCGGCATCCTCGTCCTTCTGGAGTCCCGCTATAAAAtcacaaaatattttcccAACGGACACGtcggatttcttttcttccggaAGCGGATTGCTCAACGGGAATCCTTCGGCGGGCGTTTTCCGGAGCGGATTCGGCGGTATAGATAATCTAGGCAGTCGTGGTGCCACGGTAAGACCACCGAGAACGAGACCTCTCGATTACAGCGAGAGAGCCACCGCCGAATTACGTAGgaatccttctctttcctctccggACGAGTGCGCTCGTGCCTGTCGCGAGAACGAGCCACCGAGGATATGCTACTACCACTTCACCCTCGAATATTATACCGTACTTGGCGC GGCTTGCCAAATATGCACTCCGAACGCAACGAACGTTGTCTGGAGCGAGTGTCAGTGCGTTCTCGCCGACGGCGTGGAACGTAGCATCTTAACCGCCAACAGAATGGTACCAGGACCGAGTATACAAGTTTGCCAGGGCGACAAAGTGGTCGTCGACGTCGAGAATCACATGGAAGGTATGGAAGTTACCCTCCATTGGCACGGTGTCTTTCAGAAGGGCTCTCAGTATTACGACGGCGTACCATTTGTGACCCAATGTCCTATACAAGAGGGTAGTACGTTCAG GTATCAATGGATCGCTGGCAACGAGGGTACGCATTTCTGGCACGCTCATACCGGACTACAAAAGATGGACGGACTTTACGGAAGTATAGTCATTCGGCAGCCACCCAGCAAAGATCCCAACAGCAATCTCTACGACTACGATTTGACTACCCACGTTTTACTGATGAGCGATTGGTTTCACGAAAATGCGGCCGAACGATTCCCAGGACGTCTGGCCGTTAATACCGGTCAGGCACCCGAGAGCGTTCTCATCAATGGAAAGGGACAATTTCGC GATCCAAACACCGGTTTCATGACCAACACGCCGCTCGAAGTTTTCACGATAACACCTGGACGCCGTTATCGCTTCCGACTTATAAATTCCTTCGGATCCGTCTGTCCTGCACAAATCACGTTCGAGGGTCACGCATTGACCGTCATCGCTACCGATGGCGAAGCCGTTCATCCCGTTACAGTGAACACCATCATATCCTTTTCCG GGGAACGTTACGACTTCGTGATAAACGCTGATCAAACGGTCGGAGCGTACTGGATACAAGTGCGATCTCTCGGCGAATGCGGTATTCCGCGTGCCCAACAGCTGGCTATATTACGTTACGCGCGTGGCCCTTACCAACCGACTACTACGCCACCCACCTACGATTATGGCCTTCCGCAGGGAGTC GTATTGAATCCGCTCGATGCCATTTGCAATCGTCCAAGGGAAGACGCTATTTGTGTGAGCCAGTTGAAGAACGCTCGTCACGTCGACGAAGGAATTCTTCAACAACGTCCGGACGTAAAGATATTCTTGCCGTTCCGTTTTCTCTTCTACAGACCGGAAGAAGTCTTCCAACCCCAAACCTACAATCGTTTCTTAG TCGCTCCTACCGGGGATCACGTAATTTCCCTCGTCGACGAGATCTCCTTTACGTTTCCACCGGCACCGCTGCTTTCGCAGATCGATGACATCCCACCCGAACAATTCTGCAACGGTGATAATAGGCCGGCCGATTGCGGTGCGAACTGCATGTGCACGCATCAAGTTGACATACCCTACAACGCGATCGTTGAAGTCGTACTCGTGGACGAAG TACAACAACCGAATTTGTCTCATCCCTTCCATTTGCACGGATACGCGTTCAACGTCATCGGTATCGGACGTTCGCCCGATAAAAACGTGAAGAAGATCAACTTGAAGCACGCGTTGGATCTCGACAAGAGAGGATTGCTTCACAGGCAATTTAATTTGCCGCCGGCCAAGGATACGATTGCTGTGCCAAACAACGGCTACGTTATTTTCAGATTCCGTGCCGATAATCCAG GATATTGGCTCTTCCATTGTCACTTCCTCTTCCACATATTGATCGGTATGGATCTAATTTTACACGTAGGCACGCACGCGGATCTTCCACCGGTACCACCGAATTTCCCCGTTTGCGGTAATCACTTGCCACCTATAACACCGCCAGTACCGGTAGACAGCATATATCATTGA